One Thermoleophilaceae bacterium DNA window includes the following coding sequences:
- a CDS encoding NAD-dependent epimerase/dehydratase family protein gives MATVFVTGGSGFIGQHLIRRLVDERHVVFALARSSKAEQVVQDAGAQSVPGGLGDLDSLKDAASHCEVAFHAAAQVGEFGPRWLFDQVNVRGTANVIEACRTAGVRRLVHVSTEAVLLAGEPLVNVDETAPLRPDSKSIYCSTKARAEQLVRDANGGGLETVVVRPRFVWGLGDTTVLPSFLQAVEAGKFAWIGGGRHLTSTTHVDNVVEGLMLAAERGAPGGVYFVTDGDPVVFRDFVIELVATQRVELPDRSVPLAPAMRGAALGETLWRYLPLRGSPPLTRMAVWVSALETTIDISRARGELGYEPVRTRDQGFDELFIAAS, from the coding sequence ATGGCCACCGTGTTCGTCACCGGCGGTTCCGGCTTCATCGGCCAGCACCTCATCCGCCGACTCGTGGATGAGCGGCACGTGGTGTTTGCTCTGGCGCGGTCGTCGAAGGCTGAGCAGGTCGTGCAGGACGCCGGTGCGCAGTCTGTACCCGGCGGGCTCGGCGACCTCGACTCGCTGAAGGACGCCGCGAGCCACTGCGAGGTCGCCTTCCACGCGGCCGCGCAGGTGGGCGAATTTGGGCCGCGCTGGCTGTTCGATCAGGTGAACGTGCGCGGCACCGCGAACGTGATCGAGGCGTGCAGGACCGCGGGCGTCCGGCGGCTCGTGCACGTGAGCACCGAGGCCGTGCTGCTGGCCGGCGAGCCGCTCGTGAACGTTGACGAGACCGCGCCGCTGCGGCCGGACTCGAAGTCGATCTACTGCTCGACCAAGGCCAGGGCGGAACAACTGGTGCGAGACGCGAACGGCGGGGGCCTCGAGACCGTGGTGGTGCGCCCGCGGTTCGTGTGGGGCCTCGGCGACACGACCGTGCTCCCGAGCTTCCTCCAGGCCGTGGAGGCCGGCAAGTTCGCGTGGATCGGCGGCGGCAGGCACCTCACCTCGACGACACACGTGGACAACGTGGTGGAGGGGCTGATGCTCGCGGCCGAGCGCGGCGCGCCGGGCGGCGTGTACTTCGTCACCGACGGGGATCCGGTGGTGTTCCGCGACTTCGTGATCGAGCTGGTGGCGACCCAGCGGGTGGAGCTGCCGGACCGCAGCGTCCCGCTCGCCCCGGCGATGCGCGGCGCGGCGCTCGGCGAGACGCTGTGGCGCTACCTGCCTCTGCGAGGGTCGCCGCCGCTCACTCGGATGGCGGTGTGGGTGTCCGCGCTCGAGACCACGATCGACATCTCGCGCGCCCGCGGCGAGCTCGGCTACGAACCGGTGCGCACGCGCGACCAGGGCTTCGACGAGCTGTTCATCGCCGCAAGCTGA
- a CDS encoding cobalamin B12-binding domain-containing protein: protein MLSRGPAARPRRRMPSSAQSTASPRQRSEQRRKVDSRPLRPMEGTSQTAPSAPQSGRKIRVVVAKPGLDGHDRGAKIIARVLRDAGMEVIYTGLHQTPEQIVATVLQEDADAIGLSILSGAHMTLVPRVVELLKEQGIDDVVITVGGTIPSEDIPELKKLGVAEVFTPGAPTHEIVDFIRNAVSSGD from the coding sequence ATGCTTTCGCGAGGGCCGGCGGCCCGGCCGCGGCGGCGGATGCCCTCGAGCGCGCAATCGACCGCCAGCCCTCGGCAGCGCTCTGAGCAGCGCCGAAAAGTAGACTCCCGGCCGCTCAGGCCTATGGAGGGCACCTCTCAAACAGCACCGAGCGCTCCCCAGAGCGGGCGCAAGATCCGTGTGGTTGTGGCAAAGCCCGGCCTCGACGGGCACGACCGCGGCGCGAAGATCATCGCCCGCGTTCTGCGCGACGCCGGGATGGAGGTGATCTACACCGGGCTCCACCAGACCCCGGAGCAGATCGTCGCCACGGTGCTGCAGGAGGACGCCGACGCCATCGGCCTCTCGATCCTCTCCGGAGCGCACATGACCCTCGTGCCGAGAGTGGTGGAGCTGCTCAAGGAGCAGGGGATCGACGACGTGGTGATCACCGTGGGGGGAACCATCCCGTCTGAGGACATCCCGGAGCTGAAGAAGCTCGGCGTGGCCGAGGTCTTCACGCCGGGCGCCCCCACGCACGAGATCGTCGACTTCATCCGCAATGCGGTGTCGTCGGGCGATTGA
- a CDS encoding NAD(P)H-dependent glycerol-3-phosphate dehydrogenase: protein MARAHSIRRAAVVGAGSFGTAVAVLLERAGVRTSLLCHTEEQARELAEKRENVRYLQGVQLPHRIQVRGFGSRDEHPPRADLILLAVPSHGLAEAIEALARRGISERAYVVSLAKGLVPPDGMPPTIALEQAFGAERVGCVGGPAHAREMVESGAGLVCASQSAALANEVAWVFQDAGVVCEVSSDPVGVELAGCAKNAAALASGATEAQGLNAAGMAAADIFSEVTALARSYGAQSRTFIGRAGIGDLVATALAPTSRNRSAGELLAEGVPGSEIPARLGQAAEALETVPLLARAIERAGVDAPVTSALARLIEGSLPLEEWVALVRARQPEPPARFGGSWLRRFLARRRRRRNARRA from the coding sequence GTGGCTAGAGCTCATTCGATCCGGCGGGCCGCTGTCGTCGGTGCTGGATCGTTTGGGACGGCTGTGGCCGTGTTGCTCGAGCGCGCCGGTGTGCGCACCAGCCTCCTCTGCCACACAGAGGAGCAGGCTCGGGAGCTTGCGGAGAAGCGTGAGAATGTGCGCTATTTGCAGGGAGTTCAGCTCCCGCACCGGATTCAGGTTCGCGGTTTTGGCAGCCGGGACGAACATCCGCCGCGCGCCGATCTGATCCTGCTGGCGGTGCCATCGCACGGGCTCGCGGAGGCGATCGAGGCGCTGGCACGGCGAGGGATCTCGGAGCGCGCGTACGTGGTCTCACTGGCGAAGGGGCTCGTGCCGCCGGACGGCATGCCGCCCACAATCGCGCTCGAGCAGGCGTTCGGCGCCGAGCGCGTGGGCTGCGTCGGCGGGCCCGCGCACGCCCGCGAGATGGTCGAGTCGGGCGCCGGGCTCGTGTGCGCTTCGCAGTCCGCCGCGCTCGCCAACGAGGTGGCGTGGGTGTTTCAGGACGCCGGCGTGGTGTGCGAGGTGTCCTCGGATCCGGTGGGAGTGGAGCTGGCGGGCTGCGCGAAGAACGCCGCTGCGCTCGCGTCGGGCGCCACCGAGGCGCAGGGCCTCAACGCCGCCGGTATGGCGGCCGCCGACATCTTCAGCGAGGTCACGGCGCTCGCCCGCTCCTACGGGGCGCAGAGCAGGACGTTCATCGGGCGCGCCGGCATCGGCGACCTCGTGGCCACCGCGCTCGCACCCACGTCGCGCAACCGCAGCGCCGGCGAGCTGCTCGCGGAAGGGGTGCCGGGATCCGAGATCCCGGCGCGGCTCGGCCAGGCGGCCGAGGCGCTCGAGACCGTGCCGCTCCTGGCGCGCGCGATTGAGCGCGCCGGGGTGGATGCGCCCGTCACGTCCGCGCTCGCGCGCCTCATCGAAGGATCGCTGCCGCTCGAGGAGTGGGTGGCACTCGTACGGGCGCGCCAGCCGGAGCCGCCGGCACGCTTCGGAGGCAGCTGGCTGCGGCGATTTCTGGCGCGTCGCCGGCGGCGGCGGAACGCCCGCCGCGCGTAG
- a CDS encoding methylmalonyl-CoA mutase family protein, whose protein sequence is MATTPRAMTAAERWYREKFAQTPERDELFTTISGERIEPLYTAEDLPDPERIGFPGEFPYTRGVYPSMYRGRLWTMRQFAGFGTAEETNERFRYLLDHGQTGLSTAFDMPSLMGHDSDHPRSLGEVGREGVAIDSLDDMETLFRGIPMGEVSTSMTINAPAAIMLAFYVAAAEKQGVPPEQLAGTIQTDILKEYIAQKEWCFPIDPAMRLVTDMVEYCARRMPRWHPISISGYHIREAGSTAQQELAFTLKDGFTYVEQALDRGLDVDDFAPRLSFFFNAHIDFFEEIAKYRAARRIWANELKHTYGAKQERSLLMRFHTQTAGVSLTAQQPLNNIIRTAIEALAGVLGGTQSLHTNSYDEALALPTQEAVRIALRTQQIIAHETGVTNTIDPLGGAYFVEALTDRMEEAAYAYFRRIDELGGMVQAIKQNFPQREIADASFRYQQEVDDGKRIVVGVNRYQVLDDEEIPILRIDPALEKKQVDRVKAIRGARDSEVAEAALTALKQAASGSQNLMEPLLDCARAHATEGEIVEALQTVFGTYTETPVF, encoded by the coding sequence GTGGCCACCACCCCGCGCGCAATGACCGCCGCCGAGCGCTGGTATCGGGAGAAGTTCGCCCAGACGCCCGAGCGCGACGAGCTGTTCACCACCATCAGCGGCGAGCGGATTGAGCCGCTGTACACGGCTGAAGATCTGCCGGACCCGGAGCGAATCGGGTTCCCGGGCGAGTTCCCGTACACCCGCGGCGTGTACCCCAGCATGTACCGCGGCCGGCTGTGGACGATGCGCCAGTTCGCCGGCTTCGGCACCGCGGAGGAGACGAATGAGCGCTTCCGCTACCTGCTGGACCACGGGCAGACGGGACTCAGCACCGCCTTCGACATGCCGAGCCTCATGGGCCACGACTCGGACCACCCGCGCAGCCTCGGCGAGGTGGGACGCGAGGGCGTGGCGATCGACTCGCTCGACGACATGGAGACGCTCTTCCGCGGCATCCCGATGGGCGAGGTGTCCACGTCGATGACGATCAACGCCCCCGCGGCGATCATGCTCGCGTTCTACGTCGCGGCGGCGGAGAAGCAGGGCGTGCCGCCGGAGCAGCTCGCCGGAACGATCCAGACGGACATCCTCAAGGAGTACATCGCCCAGAAGGAGTGGTGCTTCCCGATCGATCCGGCCATGCGCCTGGTCACGGACATGGTCGAGTACTGCGCGCGCCGCATGCCGCGCTGGCACCCGATCAGCATCTCCGGCTACCACATCCGCGAGGCCGGCTCGACGGCGCAGCAGGAGCTCGCGTTCACGCTCAAGGACGGCTTCACCTACGTCGAGCAGGCGCTCGACAGAGGGCTCGACGTGGACGACTTCGCGCCCCGTCTCAGCTTCTTCTTCAACGCGCACATCGACTTCTTTGAGGAGATCGCCAAGTACCGCGCGGCGCGCCGGATCTGGGCGAACGAGCTCAAGCACACCTACGGCGCAAAGCAGGAGCGCTCGCTGCTCATGCGCTTCCACACCCAAACGGCGGGCGTGAGCCTCACCGCGCAGCAGCCGCTCAACAACATCATCCGCACGGCGATCGAGGCGCTCGCCGGCGTGCTTGGCGGCACCCAGTCGCTGCACACCAACTCGTATGACGAAGCGCTGGCGCTGCCCACGCAGGAGGCCGTGCGGATAGCGCTCCGCACGCAGCAGATCATCGCCCACGAGACCGGCGTGACGAACACGATCGATCCGCTCGGCGGCGCCTACTTCGTGGAGGCGCTCACCGATCGCATGGAGGAGGCGGCCTACGCGTACTTCCGCCGCATCGACGAGCTCGGCGGCATGGTGCAGGCCATCAAGCAGAACTTCCCGCAGCGCGAGATCGCGGACGCCTCGTTCCGCTACCAGCAGGAGGTTGACGACGGCAAGCGGATCGTCGTCGGCGTGAACCGCTACCAGGTGCTCGACGACGAGGAGATCCCCATCCTGCGCATCGACCCCGCGCTCGAGAAGAAGCAGGTGGATCGCGTGAAGGCGATCCGCGGAGCGCGCGACAGCGAGGTCGCCGAGGCCGCTCTCACCGCGCTCAAGCAGGCAGCGAGCGGGAGCCAGAACCTGATGGAGCCGCTGCTCGACTGCGCGCGCGCCCATGCGACCGAGGGCGAGATCGTGGAGGCGCTGCAGACGGTTTTCGGAACTTACACCGAGACTCCGGTGTTCTAG
- a CDS encoding nucleotide disphospho-sugar-binding domain-containing protein translates to MTRFLAYTSPARGHLYPLVPTLQELQRRGHDVAIRTLASEVELMRSLGFDAAPMDPAIEARQIDDWRARTPIGALKLSLAGFFDRARHDGPDLRRAIETEQPDALLVDINTWGAMAAASMQQLPWASWCPYFLPLPSRDAPPFGPGFPPAKGLPGRLRDRLAAPLLLRFLNSTLPELNRVRRELGAQRLASVVDALREPPLILYQTAEPFEYPRADWPDSVVMTGPGIWDPGAEPPPWLGEITKPLVLVTCSTEYQDDGRLVATALEALKDEDVQVVATTAGVDQAKFEAPANARVERFVPHGPLVERAACVVCHGGMGITQKSLAAGVPVCVVPFGRDQLEVARRVQLAGAGTRLPAPRLSPHRLRDAVRQAIARRDGARRLADAFARAGGPAAAADALERAIDRQPSAAL, encoded by the coding sequence GTGACTCGCTTTCTCGCCTACACATCGCCCGCCCGCGGCCACCTCTATCCGCTGGTGCCCACTCTTCAGGAGCTGCAGCGCCGCGGACACGACGTGGCCATTCGCACCCTCGCCTCAGAGGTGGAGCTGATGCGAAGCCTCGGGTTCGACGCCGCGCCCATGGACCCCGCGATCGAGGCTCGGCAGATTGACGACTGGCGCGCGAGGACGCCGATTGGCGCTCTGAAGCTGAGCCTGGCCGGCTTCTTCGACCGTGCCCGCCACGACGGTCCCGACCTGCGCCGAGCGATCGAGACCGAGCAGCCGGACGCGCTGCTCGTGGACATCAACACCTGGGGCGCGATGGCCGCGGCGTCGATGCAGCAGCTTCCGTGGGCGAGCTGGTGTCCTTACTTCCTTCCGCTGCCCTCGCGCGACGCGCCGCCGTTCGGCCCCGGCTTCCCTCCTGCCAAGGGACTGCCGGGCCGGCTCCGCGACAGACTCGCCGCGCCGCTGCTGCTGCGGTTCCTGAACAGCACACTGCCCGAGCTCAACCGGGTGCGCCGGGAGCTCGGCGCGCAGCGGCTCGCCAGCGTGGTGGACGCTCTGCGCGAGCCGCCGCTCATCCTCTACCAGACCGCGGAGCCCTTCGAGTATCCCCGCGCGGACTGGCCGGACAGCGTCGTGATGACGGGCCCTGGGATTTGGGATCCAGGCGCGGAGCCGCCACCGTGGCTCGGCGAGATCACGAAGCCTCTCGTCCTCGTCACCTGCTCCACCGAGTACCAGGACGACGGCAGGCTGGTGGCCACCGCGCTCGAGGCCCTGAAGGACGAGGACGTGCAGGTGGTGGCCACCACGGCCGGAGTGGATCAGGCGAAGTTCGAAGCGCCGGCGAACGCCCGGGTCGAGCGGTTCGTGCCGCACGGACCGCTCGTGGAGCGGGCCGCGTGCGTGGTGTGCCACGGAGGTATGGGAATCACGCAGAAGTCGCTGGCGGCGGGCGTGCCGGTGTGCGTCGTCCCCTTCGGACGGGATCAGCTCGAGGTGGCGCGGCGGGTTCAGCTCGCCGGCGCGGGTACTCGGCTCCCGGCGCCGCGGCTGAGCCCCCACAGGCTGCGCGACGCCGTTCGGCAGGCGATCGCGCGGCGCGACGGTGCGCGCCGTCTCGCGGATGCTTTCGCGAGGGCCGGCGGCCCGGCCGCGGCGGCGGATGCCCTCGAGCGCGCAATCGACCGCCAGCCCTCGGCAGCGCTCTGA
- a CDS encoding electron-transfer flavoprotein:ubiquinone oxidoreductase, giving the protein MSIAPIEYPPPVNSAEEFVSPPTDPEDERIEVGVAIVGGGPAGLACAIRLMQLLEDAPQLAESLGEVPVALIEKGKTPGSHLLSGGIMRPTAFKKLFPDMDESEWPTFGPVEKERVYLMAGKNRAIPLPTPPPFRNHGNHVVSVAQLGRFLSGKAEEAGVYVLPESAGYKLLVEDGKVRGIRTGDKGRGRDGEELSNFEPGSDVIAKATVLAEGTQGHLTGAAIRYFNLSNGADPPQWELGVKEIWEVPKPLDRVVHTMGWPLRPSAKYREFGGSFIYPMGEDKVSLGFVVGLDYRDATFSCHDVLQELKTSKLVRGILEGGKRVGWGAKTIPSGGYWAMPDRLWAPGLCIAGDGASMVNVPQLKGIHYAMHAGMFAAEAIFNALKRDSTDDLSSYEDKVRGSEIEKDMYRSRNMRQPFNKGFFVGGLIANMMEASGGRFPPGHFKTHDDAGVDVFIGKRNKKYPKPDGKLTFDKLSSVFASGNATRDDAPNHIRIQKNVPLALATMWENMCPAQVYSVPDEVKDQMAQNGGLSEETLVDLQITPSNCVQCGAITAKGGRLTPPEGGDGPNYQQT; this is encoded by the coding sequence ATGTCGATTGCCCCGATCGAGTACCCGCCGCCGGTCAACTCGGCGGAGGAGTTCGTCAGTCCACCCACCGATCCGGAGGACGAGCGGATCGAGGTAGGTGTCGCGATCGTCGGCGGCGGGCCCGCGGGCCTGGCGTGCGCGATCCGGCTGATGCAGCTCCTCGAGGACGCGCCGCAGCTCGCCGAGTCGCTCGGCGAGGTGCCGGTGGCGCTGATCGAGAAGGGCAAGACGCCCGGGTCGCACCTGCTCTCGGGCGGCATCATGCGGCCCACCGCGTTCAAGAAGCTCTTCCCGGACATGGACGAGTCCGAGTGGCCCACGTTCGGGCCTGTGGAGAAGGAGCGCGTGTACCTGATGGCCGGCAAGAACCGCGCCATCCCGCTGCCCACGCCGCCGCCGTTCCGCAACCACGGCAACCACGTGGTTTCGGTGGCGCAGCTCGGGCGCTTCCTGTCGGGGAAGGCCGAGGAGGCGGGCGTATACGTGCTGCCGGAGTCGGCGGGCTACAAGCTGCTCGTGGAGGACGGCAAGGTGCGCGGCATCCGCACGGGCGACAAGGGCCGCGGCCGCGACGGCGAGGAGCTGTCGAACTTCGAGCCCGGCTCGGACGTGATCGCGAAGGCCACGGTTCTGGCAGAGGGCACGCAGGGTCACCTCACGGGCGCGGCCATCCGCTACTTCAACCTCTCGAACGGAGCGGACCCGCCGCAGTGGGAGCTCGGGGTGAAGGAGATCTGGGAGGTGCCGAAGCCTCTCGACCGCGTGGTGCACACGATGGGCTGGCCGCTGCGTCCGAGCGCGAAGTACCGCGAGTTCGGCGGCAGCTTCATCTACCCGATGGGCGAGGACAAGGTGTCGCTCGGATTCGTGGTCGGGCTCGACTACCGCGACGCCACCTTCTCCTGCCATGACGTGCTCCAGGAGCTGAAGACGTCCAAGCTCGTGCGCGGCATCCTCGAGGGCGGCAAGCGCGTGGGCTGGGGCGCGAAGACGATCCCGTCAGGCGGCTACTGGGCGATGCCCGACCGCCTCTGGGCGCCCGGCCTGTGCATCGCCGGCGACGGAGCGTCGATGGTCAACGTGCCGCAGCTCAAGGGCATCCATTACGCGATGCACGCGGGCATGTTCGCGGCCGAGGCAATCTTCAACGCGCTGAAGAGGGACTCCACCGACGACCTCTCGAGCTACGAGGACAAGGTCCGCGGCTCGGAGATCGAGAAGGACATGTACCGCTCTCGGAACATGCGCCAGCCCTTCAACAAGGGCTTCTTTGTCGGCGGCCTGATCGCCAACATGATGGAGGCCTCCGGAGGGCGCTTCCCGCCCGGCCACTTCAAGACGCACGACGACGCCGGCGTGGACGTGTTCATCGGCAAGCGCAACAAGAAGTATCCGAAGCCGGACGGCAAGCTCACCTTCGACAAGCTGTCGTCGGTGTTCGCGAGCGGCAACGCCACGCGCGACGACGCTCCCAACCACATCCGCATCCAGAAGAACGTGCCGCTGGCGCTCGCCACGATGTGGGAGAACATGTGCCCGGCGCAGGTCTACTCGGTGCCCGATGAGGTGAAGGACCAGATGGCGCAGAACGGCGGGCTCTCCGAGGAGACGCTGGTTGATCTCCAGATCACGCCATCGAACTGCGTGCAGTGCGGGGCGATCACGGCCAAGGGTGGAAGGCTCACGCCGCCTGAGGGTGGCGACGGACCCAACTATCAGCAGACGTAG
- a CDS encoding electron transfer flavoprotein subunit beta/FixA family protein, which translates to MKICVLVKEVPDAAVEKRMDPNTGRLDRSGEKNLNPFDTHAIEAAMQIREGGAVDVDEIVAVTMGPESAVRALHKAVSLGADRSVHLTDESLAGSDVVATGYALAQALKAENPDLVLLGQQSDDGECYTIGAVVADHLRMPSLTQVIKIDVNGESLRCERQAEYGYDTVDVALPAVISVGDAINEPRYPSLKAIMGAKKKPLDTKSAGDVEIDTSRVGQDGSKTAVLAINPPPEKQAGEIIEDEDTDETVQKIVAWLDERKLLA; encoded by the coding sequence TTGAAGATTTGCGTCCTGGTCAAAGAGGTCCCGGACGCCGCCGTCGAGAAGCGCATGGACCCGAACACGGGGCGCCTCGACCGCAGTGGCGAGAAGAACCTGAACCCCTTTGACACCCACGCCATCGAGGCCGCCATGCAGATTCGCGAGGGCGGCGCGGTGGACGTCGACGAGATCGTGGCCGTGACGATGGGCCCGGAGAGCGCGGTGCGCGCGCTCCACAAGGCCGTGTCGCTCGGCGCCGACCGCTCCGTCCACCTCACCGACGAGTCCCTCGCCGGATCCGACGTGGTGGCCACCGGCTACGCGCTCGCTCAGGCGCTCAAGGCCGAGAATCCCGACCTCGTGCTGCTCGGGCAGCAGTCGGATGACGGCGAGTGCTACACGATCGGCGCCGTTGTGGCCGACCACCTGCGCATGCCGTCGCTCACCCAGGTGATCAAGATCGACGTGAACGGCGAGAGCCTGCGCTGCGAGCGCCAGGCCGAGTACGGCTACGACACCGTCGACGTCGCGCTCCCCGCCGTGATCTCGGTGGGCGACGCGATCAACGAGCCGCGCTACCCGTCGCTCAAGGCGATCATGGGCGCGAAGAAGAAGCCGCTCGACACGAAGTCGGCGGGCGACGTGGAGATCGACACGAGCAGGGTCGGCCAGGACGGCTCGAAGACCGCCGTGCTGGCGATCAATCCGCCCCCGGAGAAGCAGGCAGGGGAGATCATCGAGGACGAGGACACCGACGAGACCGTCCAGAAGATCGTCGCCTGGCTCGACGAAAGGAAGCTCCTGGCATGA
- a CDS encoding helix-turn-helix domain-containing protein — protein sequence MKVDEAASGKRPYRMGARAEAAAETERRIFGAFRELVAERPFAQVTLDEVASRAGVTVQTVIRRYGSKDGLIRAVADAVGAEVREQRFEAPIGDVAGAVANLVEHYESTGDETYRLICQEEQVPVLSEVLDTGRSLHRDWVVRVFAPWLEPLRAAERNRRTAQLVAICDLFTWKLLRRDLALGRRQTEHALRDMLERVLR from the coding sequence ATGAAAGTTGACGAGGCTGCCTCCGGCAAGAGGCCGTACCGCATGGGCGCGCGGGCCGAGGCGGCCGCGGAGACCGAGCGGCGGATCTTCGGCGCTTTCCGCGAGCTCGTGGCCGAACGGCCTTTCGCGCAGGTCACGCTCGACGAGGTCGCCTCACGCGCCGGGGTCACGGTGCAGACGGTGATCCGCCGCTACGGGTCGAAGGACGGCCTGATCCGCGCGGTTGCCGACGCCGTGGGGGCGGAGGTGCGGGAGCAGCGCTTTGAGGCGCCCATCGGGGACGTCGCCGGTGCTGTGGCGAACCTCGTCGAGCACTACGAGTCCACCGGGGACGAGACCTACCGCCTCATCTGCCAGGAGGAGCAGGTGCCGGTGCTCTCCGAGGTGCTCGACACCGGTCGCTCACTCCACCGCGACTGGGTCGTTCGCGTATTCGCGCCGTGGCTCGAACCCTTGCGCGCCGCGGAGCGCAACCGGCGCACAGCCCAGCTCGTGGCCATCTGCGACCTCTTCACATGGAAGCTTCTGCGGCGCGACCTCGCCCTCGGCCGCAGGCAGACCGAACACGCACTGAGAGACATGCTCGAAAGGGTTCTACGGTGA
- a CDS encoding plastocyanin/azurin family copper-binding protein, with the protein MRKLVTLITVAALLAFAAVALARTKSVGMGDNYFFAGKVTIKKGSSVHWHWANTQNLHNVVSKRGVRFHSKTGHSGSFTYTFRKKGTFTIICTKHPSVMRMTVKVN; encoded by the coding sequence ATGCGCAAGCTCGTAACCCTCATCACCGTCGCGGCCCTGCTCGCCTTCGCCGCGGTCGCCCTCGCCAGGACGAAGAGCGTGGGCATGGGCGACAACTACTTCTTCGCCGGCAAGGTGACCATCAAGAAGGGCAGCTCGGTGCACTGGCACTGGGCGAATACCCAGAACCTGCACAACGTCGTGTCGAAGAGGGGCGTGAGGTTCCACTCGAAGACCGGGCACAGCGGGAGCTTCACCTACACCTTCCGCAAGAAGGGCACGTTCACGATCATCTGCACGAAGCACCCGTCGGTGATGCGGATGACCGTGAAGGTCAACTAG
- a CDS encoding electron transfer flavoprotein subunit alpha/FixB family protein: MSGILTYALHYEGEFNKNSLGAVSEAAKLAKELGQEAHAVVVGDDVTDELAGKLGNYGASKVYYASAPVGIAQPVVDVMAKLIQDNGYSYALFGGGLLGFEIGAGLAARLGGGVTMEVTQVKVQDGKLVAERPILQDSAIVDVDYVGEPGVIIGRLNAFEIAENGGSADVEKVDVELSDFSTKCTMVQRGEQRGADVNIEDAELLVGGGRGLGKAEGFKIAEDLAEALGGAVAATRAVVDAGWYPYAAQIGQTGKTVAPKLYLAVGISGAIQHKVGMQNSENIVAINKDPNAPIFEFSDLGIVGDLNKIVPKLTEAIKAKKGG; this comes from the coding sequence ATGAGTGGCATCCTCACCTACGCACTCCACTACGAGGGCGAGTTCAACAAGAACTCGCTGGGCGCCGTGTCCGAGGCGGCCAAGCTCGCGAAGGAGCTCGGCCAGGAGGCTCACGCGGTCGTCGTCGGCGACGACGTGACCGACGAGCTCGCCGGCAAGCTCGGCAACTACGGCGCCTCGAAGGTCTACTACGCGTCTGCGCCGGTGGGCATCGCCCAGCCGGTGGTGGACGTGATGGCCAAGCTGATTCAGGACAACGGCTACAGCTACGCGCTGTTCGGCGGCGGCCTGCTCGGCTTCGAGATCGGCGCCGGCCTGGCCGCACGGCTCGGCGGCGGCGTGACGATGGAGGTCACCCAGGTCAAGGTCCAGGACGGCAAGCTCGTGGCCGAGCGGCCGATCCTCCAGGACTCCGCCATCGTCGACGTTGACTACGTCGGCGAGCCCGGCGTGATCATCGGCCGCCTCAACGCGTTCGAGATCGCCGAGAACGGCGGCAGCGCCGATGTCGAGAAGGTCGACGTCGAGCTGTCGGACTTCTCGACCAAGTGCACGATGGTGCAGCGCGGCGAGCAGCGCGGCGCCGACGTGAACATCGAGGACGCGGAGCTGCTCGTGGGCGGCGGGCGCGGTCTCGGCAAGGCCGAGGGCTTCAAGATCGCCGAGGACCTCGCCGAGGCGCTGGGCGGCGCGGTGGCCGCAACCCGCGCGGTCGTGGACGCCGGCTGGTACCCGTACGCCGCGCAGATCGGCCAGACGGGCAAGACCGTGGCGCCGAAGCTCTACCTCGCGGTGGGCATTTCCGGCGCGATCCAGCACAAGGTCGGCATGCAGAACTCCGAGAACATCGTCGCGATCAACAAGGACCCCAACGCGCCGATCTTCGAGTTCTCCGACCTCGGCATCGTTGGCGACCTGAACAAGATCGTCCCGAAGCTCACCGAGGCCATCAAGGCGAAGAAGGGGGGCTGA